A stretch of the Arthrobacter sp. PAMC 25486 genome encodes the following:
- a CDS encoding carbohydrate ABC transporter permease codes for MKHKPSLPYLLLLPALALLVAILYPFLTGTWWSFTSYRLNRGAPVFNWGQNFVNLFSTGEGLHAIGITLTYAFVVVILECVFGIGLAMLLNYVGRIGNTFRLLIVLPLLLPPVIAALMWKVMLTENGVVNWLLEAVGSQKLLWLSGPDSALWSVILIDVWIFTPFVILLAQAGLKSVPMELSEASAMDGAGPIRNFISVTLPMLMPVLVVIVTFRGIDSLKMFDIIYTTTKGGPVDATTNLHVLAYLDGIRNLNFGAAMASLVILWLLCYLISFFLLKARRKEALS; via the coding sequence ATGAAACACAAACCATCTCTTCCCTACCTATTGCTCCTGCCCGCACTAGCACTGCTGGTGGCGATTCTCTACCCGTTCCTCACGGGAACATGGTGGTCCTTCACCTCCTATCGTCTCAACCGGGGCGCACCGGTGTTTAACTGGGGACAGAACTTCGTCAACCTTTTCTCAACCGGAGAAGGGCTGCACGCGATTGGCATCACACTAACTTACGCCTTCGTTGTGGTGATCCTTGAATGCGTATTCGGCATCGGGTTGGCGATGCTGCTGAACTACGTTGGCCGGATCGGCAACACCTTCCGTCTACTGATCGTCCTGCCGCTGCTCCTTCCGCCCGTGATCGCCGCACTCATGTGGAAGGTTATGTTGACCGAAAACGGTGTGGTGAACTGGCTGCTGGAAGCGGTGGGTTCACAGAAGCTACTTTGGCTCAGCGGGCCAGACAGCGCCCTCTGGTCAGTGATTCTCATCGATGTCTGGATCTTTACCCCCTTCGTCATACTCCTGGCCCAGGCCGGCCTGAAGAGCGTTCCCATGGAACTCAGCGAGGCTTCTGCCATGGATGGAGCAGGACCTATACGGAACTTCATCTCCGTAACCCTGCCGATGCTGATGCCCGTCCTCGTAGTCATCGTCACCTTCCGTGGGATCGACTCGCTGAAGATGTTTGACATCATTTACACCACCACCAAAGGCGGACCGGTGGACGCAACCACCAACCTGCACGTCTTGGCCTACTTAGACGGCATCCGGAACCTAAACTTCGGCGCCGCGATGGCTTCGCTGGTCATCCTCTGGCTGCTCTGCTACCTGATTTCTTTCTTTCTCTTGAAGGCCCGTCGCAAGGAGGCACTCTCATGA